One genomic segment of Paenibacillus durus includes these proteins:
- the aroB gene encoding 3-dehydroquinate synthase produces MRRIQVDLGNRSYPIVIGSGILEGIAGLCAEAGFPVRSPLLIVSDSAVAPLYLANLESRLKAGGYTVVSHVIPSGEASKSLTVYEEVMTTAISAGLDRSSAVLALGGGVVGDLAGFVAATYMRGIGFLQIPTTILAHDSSVGGKVAVNHPLAKNMIGAFYQPKMVVYDLNTLKSLPPRQVRSGLAEVIKHGLILDRDFAYWCRDHAAELLDLEPEALGYALERGCAIKADVVGEDEREHGLRAILNLGHTIGHAVEAVGGYGTFLHGEAISIGMAGSALLAAKLGRSRSLYEETVSMLSALELPTRLPAEYGEEDIIEAMMHDKKFKEGRITFIVPDEIGAVSIVDGIEESAVREVIRQLKEEGSPW; encoded by the coding sequence ATGCGGCGGATTCAAGTAGATTTGGGTAATCGTTCCTATCCGATCGTGATCGGCAGCGGAATACTGGAGGGCATTGCCGGACTGTGCGCGGAAGCCGGATTTCCGGTGCGCAGCCCGCTGCTGATCGTCAGCGACAGCGCAGTAGCTCCTTTATATCTGGCTAATCTGGAATCACGGCTAAAGGCCGGGGGCTATACGGTGGTCAGCCATGTCATTCCGTCGGGAGAAGCTTCAAAGTCCCTGACTGTGTACGAGGAAGTGATGACGACGGCGATCTCTGCCGGGCTAGACCGCAGCTCTGCCGTTCTGGCGCTCGGAGGCGGGGTTGTCGGCGATTTAGCGGGCTTCGTGGCCGCCACTTATATGCGCGGCATCGGCTTCTTGCAGATTCCGACGACGATACTGGCGCATGACAGCAGCGTCGGCGGCAAGGTGGCGGTGAACCACCCGCTAGCGAAGAATATGATCGGCGCCTTCTATCAGCCGAAAATGGTCGTGTACGACCTGAACACGCTGAAGTCGCTTCCTCCTCGCCAGGTGCGATCCGGTCTGGCCGAAGTTATCAAGCACGGTCTTATCCTGGATCGCGATTTCGCCTACTGGTGCCGGGACCATGCAGCCGAACTGCTCGATCTGGAGCCGGAGGCGCTGGGCTATGCGCTGGAGCGCGGCTGCGCGATCAAGGCGGACGTCGTAGGCGAGGATGAAAGGGAGCATGGGCTGCGGGCCATCCTGAACCTGGGTCATACGATTGGACATGCCGTAGAAGCAGTGGGCGGTTATGGAACCTTCCTGCACGGGGAGGCCATCTCCATCGGAATGGCGGGCTCGGCGCTTCTGGCCGCCAAGCTGGGGCGTTCCCGTTCTCTCTACGAAGAGACGGTTTCCATGCTCAGCGCGCTGGAGCTTCCAACCAGATTGCCGGCCGAATACGGCGAGGAAGACATCATCGAAGCGATGATGCATGACAAGAAATTCAAGGAAGGCCGGATAACGTTCATCGTTCCCGACGAAATTGGAGCCGTCAGCATTGTTGACGGTATCGAGGAGTCTGCGGTACGCGAGGTTATCAGGCAGCTTAAAGAGGAGGGAAGCCCATGGTAA
- the aroC gene encoding chorismate synthase, producing MSLRYLTAGETHGPQLTAIIEGMPSNLTLDFEQLNFQLQRRQKGYGRGRRMQIEKDTAQIVGGVRHGVTTGAPIALVVENKDWTHWKNIMNVEPISGADEDKRRVNRPRPGHADLNGGLKYNLTDLRNVLERSSARETAARVACGAVARQLLEAFGVKIAGQVIRIGEIEAPANDLPIDELIARTEESSVRVVDKETEKKMEAYIDQIKEEGDSIGGIVECIVEGLPVGLGTYVQYDRKLDGAIGGAVMSINAFKGVEIGIGFEAGKLRGSKVHDEIMYDPARGYHRASNRLGGFEGGITNGMPVVVRGVMKPIPTLYKPLQSVDIDTKEPFTAQVERSDACAVPAACVVMENVVAWEIAKAFLDKFGGDSLEEIRANYNNYLAQLESY from the coding sequence ATGAGTTTACGTTATTTAACTGCCGGGGAGACACACGGTCCCCAGCTTACGGCGATTATAGAGGGTATGCCCAGCAATCTTACGCTGGATTTTGAACAGCTTAATTTTCAATTGCAGCGGCGTCAAAAAGGATACGGCCGCGGTCGCCGCATGCAAATTGAGAAAGATACCGCCCAGATTGTCGGAGGAGTACGTCACGGAGTCACGACCGGAGCTCCAATTGCGCTGGTTGTAGAGAATAAAGACTGGACTCACTGGAAGAATATCATGAATGTTGAGCCGATTTCGGGCGCAGACGAGGATAAGCGGCGGGTGAACCGTCCACGTCCCGGGCATGCGGACCTGAACGGAGGACTTAAATACAATCTAACGGATTTGCGCAATGTCCTGGAGCGTTCCAGCGCCAGGGAGACGGCGGCGCGGGTGGCCTGCGGCGCGGTGGCGCGTCAACTTCTCGAAGCATTCGGAGTGAAGATTGCCGGACAGGTCATCCGTATCGGTGAAATCGAAGCTCCTGCGAATGACTTGCCCATTGACGAACTAATTGCCCGCACGGAAGAATCCTCGGTCAGAGTAGTGGACAAGGAAACCGAGAAGAAAATGGAAGCCTACATAGACCAGATCAAGGAAGAAGGCGACTCCATCGGCGGAATCGTGGAATGTATCGTCGAAGGGCTTCCGGTTGGCCTTGGAACCTATGTGCAGTATGACCGCAAGCTGGACGGAGCCATCGGCGGAGCGGTTATGTCCATCAACGCTTTCAAAGGCGTGGAGATCGGGATTGGCTTTGAAGCGGGCAAGCTGCGAGGCTCGAAGGTCCATGACGAGATTATGTACGATCCCGCACGCGGATACCACCGGGCCAGCAACCGGCTTGGCGGATTTGAAGGCGGAATAACGAACGGCATGCCGGTTGTGGTTCGCGGTGTGATGAAGCCGATTCCGACGCTCTACAAGCCTTTGCAGAGCGTGGATATCGATACCAAGGAGCCGTTTACCGCACAGGTGGAGCGCTCCGATGCCTGCGCGGTGCCCGCAGCATGCGTCGTAATGGAGAATGTGGTTGCCTGGGAAATTGCCAAGGCGTTCCTGGATAAGTTCGGCGGCGATTCCTTGGAAGAAATTAGAGCCAATTATAATAACTATCTCGCCCAACTGGAGAGCTACTGA
- a CDS encoding CheR family methyltransferase — protein sequence MPEREAAAVDPDYTGFIQNVNKSTGIDLSQYKEAQMKRRLTTLRTKNGYHTFTDFFAAMMADKGLFYEFLDRMTINVSEFWRNPNRWEVLRDIILPELQGSGKGLKLWSAACSTGEEPYTLAMILSDKKILRETSILATDIDEGALAKANKGIYLERSLKDVPKDVAARYFSPEGLMYKVSDELKKNINFHKQNLLLDKFDTGFDLIVCRNVMIYFTEEAKDKLYRKFSASLRPGGYLFVGSTEQIFTPSKYGFESTETFFYRKK from the coding sequence ATGCCTGAACGTGAAGCGGCGGCAGTGGATCCCGATTACACGGGGTTTATTCAAAATGTCAATAAAAGTACGGGCATCGATCTGTCACAGTATAAGGAAGCCCAGATGAAACGGCGTCTAACGACACTTCGCACGAAGAACGGATACCATACTTTCACCGACTTTTTTGCGGCGATGATGGCAGACAAGGGTCTGTTTTATGAGTTCCTGGACCGGATGACGATTAATGTTTCTGAATTTTGGCGCAATCCGAACCGCTGGGAAGTGCTGCGCGATATTATTTTGCCTGAACTCCAGGGAAGCGGCAAGGGGCTGAAACTGTGGAGCGCGGCTTGTTCCACCGGAGAAGAGCCTTACACACTCGCCATGATTCTATCCGATAAAAAAATTCTGCGCGAGACCAGCATTCTGGCGACCGATATCGATGAAGGCGCATTGGCCAAGGCCAATAAGGGAATATATCTTGAGCGTTCGCTGAAGGATGTACCGAAGGACGTGGCCGCACGGTATTTCTCGCCTGAAGGGCTGATGTATAAGGTCAGTGATGAATTGAAGAAAAATATTAACTTCCACAAGCAGAATCTGCTGCTGGACAAATTCGATACCGGGTTCGATCTTATCGTTTGCCGGAACGTAATGATCTATTTCACGGAGGAAGCCAAGGATAAGCTGTACCGCAAGTTCTCGGCCAGTCTCCGTCCCGGCGGCTATTTGTTCGTTGGAAGCACGGAGCAGATTTTTACACCTTCCAAATACGGGTTCGAATCTACGGAAACTTTCTTTTACCGGAAAAAATAA
- the ndk gene encoding nucleoside-diphosphate kinase, whose amino-acid sequence MERTYLMIKPDGVQRGLIGRIVARFEDKGFKLVAAKLITVTEEQAKIHYAEHEGKDFFPELISFITSGPVFAMIWEGDDVIALSRLLIGKTKVGEALPGTIRGDFASHTPLNLIHGSDSPESAAREIANFFAPEELNKYNKDIEAWI is encoded by the coding sequence ATGGAAAGAACGTATTTGATGATCAAACCTGACGGTGTGCAGCGCGGTCTGATTGGCCGCATTGTAGCCCGTTTCGAGGACAAAGGTTTTAAGCTGGTCGCCGCCAAGCTCATCACGGTAACGGAGGAGCAGGCCAAGATTCATTATGCGGAGCATGAAGGCAAAGATTTTTTCCCGGAGCTCATCTCGTTTATCACATCCGGCCCCGTTTTTGCAATGATCTGGGAAGGCGACGACGTGATCGCTCTGTCCAGACTGCTGATCGGGAAGACGAAGGTGGGCGAAGCGCTTCCTGGGACCATCCGCGGGGATTTCGCCAGCCATACCCCTCTCAATCTTATTCACGGTTCCGACTCTCCCGAGAGCGCAGCAAGAGAAATCGCCAACTTTTTTGCTCCCGAGGAACTGAACAAGTATAACAAAGATATTGAGGCCTGGATCTGA
- a CDS encoding polyprenyl synthetase family protein: protein MKRLQMFGLLNKDMEILEKELYRSVQGDDPLLTETSLHLLKAGGKRLRPVFVLMGGKFGTYDLDKLKRIAVPLELIHSASLVHDDVIDDADTRRGEPTVKAKWDDKIAMYTGDYIYAKALAITAELPNPRIHQILSKAMVEMTIGEMEQIRDFFNSGQSVRHYLRRIRRKTALLIAISCQLGALAADAELEKAGLLYKYGYNVGMAFQIRDDLLDLRGTEKQIGKPPGSDMRQGNITLPVIYTLEDDRLRGALLDELEQIREGRAGAGRAIDIILSGDGISRAEELASRYIDKALAALDKLPNNRTKGNLRDIAYFVTGRAY, encoded by the coding sequence ATGAAACGACTGCAAATGTTCGGCCTGCTAAATAAGGATATGGAAATTCTGGAAAAGGAACTGTACCGAAGCGTACAGGGCGATGATCCCCTGCTCACGGAAACGTCGCTCCACCTGCTGAAGGCCGGCGGCAAGCGGCTGCGTCCGGTATTTGTGCTCATGGGCGGTAAATTCGGCACATACGACCTCGACAAGCTGAAGCGGATTGCCGTTCCCCTGGAGCTGATTCACAGCGCTTCCCTTGTCCACGACGATGTCATCGACGATGCGGATACGCGGCGCGGCGAGCCAACCGTTAAGGCCAAATGGGACGACAAAATCGCAATGTACACGGGCGATTATATCTATGCCAAGGCGCTGGCCATAACGGCGGAGCTGCCGAACCCGCGCATCCATCAGATTCTGTCCAAGGCGATGGTGGAGATGACGATTGGCGAGATGGAGCAGATCCGCGATTTCTTCAACAGCGGACAGAGTGTACGCCATTATTTGCGGCGTATCCGGCGCAAAACCGCCTTGCTCATTGCCATCAGCTGCCAGCTTGGGGCGCTGGCAGCGGACGCTGAGCTGGAGAAGGCCGGGCTGCTCTACAAGTATGGATATAATGTAGGGATGGCTTTCCAAATCCGCGACGATCTGCTTGATCTGAGAGGAACGGAGAAGCAGATTGGCAAACCGCCGGGCAGCGATATGCGGCAGGGGAATATTACTCTGCCGGTCATCTACACCCTGGAGGACGACCGTCTGCGCGGCGCCCTTCTGGATGAACTGGAGCAGATCCGCGAAGGCCGGGCGGGAGCTGGCCGCGCCATTGACATCATTCTATCCGGGGACGGCATTTCCCGAGCGGAGGAATTGGCCTCGCGTTACATCGACAAGGCGCTGGCCGCGCTGGATAAGCTGCCGAACAACCGCACAAAGGGCAATTTGCGCGACATTGCCTATTTTGTAACCGGCAGGGCATACTGA
- a CDS encoding menaquinone biosynthetic enzyme MqnA/MqnD family protein, whose translation MRSGPAVIGKISYTNSWPVFFNFDPSALSFPARMVSEVPSVLNRGMARGDIDVGALSSFAFAEASDRLLLLPGLSVSSDGPVRSILLFSKGTVEEAAKGTVAVTNTSATSVNLLKILLEKAVGGNPQYISAEPNLEKMMEQADACLLIGDHAIRAMWQNKQYRVTDLGEMWKRWTGLGMTFAVWAVSRKSALEIPEAVAEICQALIESKRRGLRNLAPIVSEACNRIGGDAGYWSGYFQNLCYDFGERQQGGLDLYFRYANEMGLLPQKVKMEFWSDNLLTRVKE comes from the coding sequence ATGAGGAGCGGTCCTGCCGTAATCGGCAAAATCAGCTATACCAATTCATGGCCCGTTTTTTTTAACTTTGATCCCTCTGCTCTTTCTTTTCCGGCCCGGATGGTTAGCGAGGTGCCTTCCGTACTGAATCGCGGCATGGCCCGCGGTGATATTGATGTTGGGGCGCTGTCTTCTTTTGCATTTGCTGAAGCGAGCGACAGGCTGCTGCTGCTGCCGGGCCTGTCCGTCAGCTCGGACGGTCCCGTGAGGTCGATTCTTTTGTTCTCGAAGGGAACGGTGGAAGAAGCGGCGAAGGGAACGGTCGCCGTGACGAACACGTCGGCTACGTCGGTGAATCTGCTGAAAATTTTGCTGGAGAAGGCTGTGGGCGGAAATCCGCAATACATAAGCGCTGAGCCGAATCTGGAGAAAATGATGGAACAGGCGGATGCCTGTCTGCTGATTGGCGATCATGCAATCCGGGCAATGTGGCAGAATAAACAGTATAGAGTTACCGATCTGGGCGAAATGTGGAAACGGTGGACGGGACTTGGGATGACTTTTGCGGTATGGGCTGTAAGCCGGAAATCGGCGCTGGAAATACCGGAGGCGGTCGCTGAGATCTGCCAAGCCTTAATCGAGAGCAAGCGGCGGGGACTGCGGAATCTGGCGCCGATTGTCTCGGAGGCCTGCAATCGAATCGGCGGCGATGCCGGATACTGGTCTGGTTATTTCCAGAATTTGTGTTATGATTTTGGAGAAAGGCAGCAGGGAGGTTTGGATCTCTATTTCCGTTATGCCAATGAAATGGGGCTGCTGCCGCAGAAGGTGAAAATGGAGTTTTGGAGCGACAATCTGCTGACACGGGTGAAGGAATGA
- a CDS encoding UbiX family flavin prenyltransferase → MSNSRSKGFIVGITGASGAIYGVRLTETLLSLGSIVHLVISNAGWRVLKEELGWSVSDREGVLNDQFGGWPGSLIYHPVADIGASIASGSFRTEGMIIMPCSMGTLSAVANGSSDNLMTRAADVMLKEGRPLVLVPRETPLHAIHLENMLKLSRLGVRIIPAMPAFYFGPQSMDDLVNFMVGKVLDSFGIDHALFRRWGD, encoded by the coding sequence ATGAGCAATTCAAGATCGAAGGGCTTTATAGTCGGCATTACGGGGGCCAGCGGCGCGATATACGGTGTGCGTTTGACGGAAACGCTGCTGTCCCTAGGGTCTATTGTGCATCTTGTTATTAGCAATGCGGGCTGGCGGGTTCTGAAAGAAGAGCTGGGCTGGAGCGTCTCTGACCGGGAGGGCGTTCTGAATGATCAATTTGGAGGCTGGCCCGGTTCTCTGATCTATCACCCCGTCGCCGATATCGGAGCTTCCATCGCGAGCGGCTCCTTCCGGACGGAAGGGATGATCATCATGCCCTGTTCCATGGGAACGCTGTCGGCCGTGGCGAACGGCTCCTCCGACAATTTGATGACCCGCGCCGCAGATGTGATGCTGAAGGAGGGGCGTCCGCTGGTGCTCGTTCCCCGGGAGACGCCGCTGCATGCGATACATTTGGAAAATATGCTGAAGCTGTCCCGGCTCGGCGTTCGAATCATTCCGGCCATGCCGGCTTTTTATTTCGGGCCGCAAAGCATGGATGATCTGGTCAACTTTATGGTCGGGAAGGTGCTGGACAGCTTCGGAATTGATCACGCTTTATTTCGCAGATGGGGGGATTAA
- a CDS encoding UbiA-like polyprenyltransferase, with the protein MFKKIGIFMQMIKFEHTLFALPFAFMGALLGSMVMSGSLPSWRDIGWIIIAMFGARSAAMGLNRLIDRVSDAKNPRTAGRAIPAGLLKAGEVIVFVAFSFFLLFWAAFKLNPLSAKLLPIAVFLLVFYSFTKRFTWACHLILGLTIALAPLGGWVAVTGKVDWTAMVFYFTIMFWTAGFDVIYSCQDVEFDKKEGLHSIPVRFGVAGALKIAKVFHILTGIGFISLLFMAHLSWWYIAGMLIAYAILFYEHHIVSPNDLSRLQTAFFTMNGVLSIVVFSFTLIDLVVQTNK; encoded by the coding sequence ATGTTTAAGAAAATTGGTATTTTTATGCAAATGATAAAGTTTGAACATACGTTATTCGCACTTCCGTTTGCATTTATGGGCGCCTTGCTCGGCTCGATGGTGATGTCCGGCTCACTTCCTTCCTGGCGGGATATCGGCTGGATCATCATTGCCATGTTCGGCGCCCGCAGCGCCGCGATGGGACTGAACCGATTAATTGACCGCGTAAGCGACGCCAAGAATCCGCGTACGGCAGGTAGAGCCATTCCAGCGGGATTGTTGAAGGCGGGAGAAGTGATTGTCTTTGTCGCCTTTTCCTTCTTCCTGTTGTTCTGGGCAGCGTTCAAGCTAAACCCGCTGTCCGCGAAGCTGCTGCCGATTGCGGTGTTCCTGCTTGTGTTTTATTCCTTTACGAAGCGTTTTACCTGGGCCTGCCATCTGATTTTGGGCCTCACGATCGCGCTGGCCCCGCTTGGGGGATGGGTCGCGGTCACTGGCAAGGTGGATTGGACCGCCATGGTATTTTATTTTACCATCATGTTCTGGACGGCCGGGTTTGACGTTATTTATTCGTGCCAGGATGTGGAGTTCGACAAGAAGGAAGGGCTGCACTCCATTCCGGTCCGCTTTGGTGTTGCGGGAGCGCTTAAGATCGCCAAGGTATTTCATATATTGACCGGCATAGGCTTCATTTCTTTGCTGTTCATGGCTCATCTGAGCTGGTGGTATATCGCAGGCATGCTGATTGCTTACGCTATTTTGTTCTATGAGCATCACATCGTTTCCCCGAACGATTTGAGCCGTCTGCAAACGGCATTTTTCACGATGAACGGGGTGCTCAGTATCGTGGTGTTCTCTTTTACCTTGATTGACCTGGTGGTGCAGACTAACAAATGA
- a CDS encoding demethylmenaquinone methyltransferase: MNKSTAAGDNGIKPKEQFVHSVFEKIAGKYDTMNDILSFRRHKAWRQFAMDKMAMRRGDTAVDLCCGTCDWSIALAESSETGGVMGLDFSESMLAVGRRKVEERGLGDRISLVQGNAMNLPFGDCSFDYATIGFGLRNVPDPIQVLSEMKRVVKPGGMVVCLELSKPTVQPFKGIYYFYLTRMLPLIGKLFAKSYEQYKWLPESLAMFPDRRQLEQIFRETGLERVESFPLTGGIAALHIGLKENVDV, encoded by the coding sequence ATGAATAAGTCAACAGCGGCCGGCGATAACGGGATCAAGCCGAAGGAACAGTTTGTCCATTCCGTATTTGAGAAAATCGCCGGGAAGTACGATACAATGAATGATATCCTCAGCTTCCGGCGTCACAAGGCTTGGAGGCAGTTTGCCATGGACAAGATGGCGATGCGCCGCGGAGATACCGCCGTCGATCTATGCTGCGGCACCTGCGACTGGAGCATCGCGCTCGCTGAGAGCAGTGAGACCGGAGGCGTCATGGGACTCGACTTCAGCGAGAGTATGCTCGCCGTAGGGCGCCGCAAGGTGGAAGAGCGGGGGCTTGGCGACCGGATCTCCCTGGTACAGGGAAACGCCATGAATCTTCCGTTCGGTGATTGCTCCTTCGATTACGCTACTATCGGCTTCGGTCTGCGCAATGTGCCCGACCCCATTCAGGTGCTTAGCGAAATGAAGCGCGTGGTGAAGCCCGGCGGGATGGTTGTCTGCCTGGAATTGTCCAAGCCAACGGTCCAGCCATTCAAAGGCATTTATTATTTCTACCTCACACGGATGCTGCCGCTGATCGGCAAGCTGTTCGCGAAGAGCTATGAGCAGTACAAATGGCTTCCCGAATCGCTTGCGATGTTTCCGGACCGAAGGCAGCTGGAACAGATCTTTCGTGAAACCGGTCTGGAGCGCGTAGAATCCTTCCCCTTGACTGGAGGCATCGCGGCATTACACATTGGGCTCAAGGAGAATGTGGATGTTTAA
- a CDS encoding heptaprenyl diphosphate synthase component 1, which yields MKPYRIPQLAKTYTDYDMIQRHTDLPPFPDARVSLLYIFLNHGAARKPDAELCSLVTALVQLGLDTHESIDLMADPPGGDAMRSRQLKVLAGDYFSSWFYHILAKSGEIGIVGSLSAAIADFNVLKAQLYIKAKEMILSAEAYLQAAVQLNMRLFLSFTPLIDRSLAETWANLLYEFSRCETIALELKRGASTAEALHGYCFWHLLEAANDEERRQLRDRKLGPKDWKKLKMKYKCESLLTDKLHQAMDSIQKLFQDLRDESLARELRVTLDRFHLQLKMSGQAAGEA from the coding sequence ATGAAACCGTACCGCATACCGCAACTGGCTAAAACTTATACGGACTACGACATGATTCAGCGGCATACGGACCTGCCGCCATTTCCGGATGCCCGGGTATCATTGTTATATATATTTCTGAACCATGGCGCCGCGAGGAAGCCCGACGCGGAGCTGTGTTCGCTCGTTACCGCGCTCGTGCAGCTTGGGCTCGATACCCATGAGTCGATCGATCTTATGGCAGACCCTCCCGGAGGGGATGCTATGCGTTCACGGCAGTTGAAGGTGCTCGCGGGAGATTATTTCAGCAGTTGGTTTTATCATATTTTGGCTAAGAGCGGGGAAATCGGGATCGTCGGTTCTTTAAGCGCGGCAATCGCCGATTTTAATGTTCTTAAGGCGCAGCTGTACATCAAGGCGAAAGAAATGATTCTTTCAGCTGAAGCTTATTTGCAGGCCGCTGTGCAGCTGAACATGCGTCTATTCCTGTCTTTTACCCCCCTGATCGATCGTTCTCTTGCTGAGACGTGGGCGAATCTGCTGTATGAATTCAGCCGGTGCGAGACCATAGCGCTGGAACTGAAGCGGGGAGCTTCGACTGCCGAAGCGCTGCATGGCTACTGTTTCTGGCATTTGCTGGAGGCGGCGAATGATGAAGAGAGACGGCAGCTCCGGGATCGGAAGCTCGGGCCTAAGGATTGGAAGAAGCTGAAAATGAAGTATAAATGCGAATCCCTGCTGACGGACAAGCTGCATCAGGCGATGGATTCCATTCAGAAGCTCTTTCAGGATCTCAGGGACGAGAGCCTCGCCCGCGAACTGCGGGTGACGCTTGACCGTTTCCATCTGCAATTGAAAATGTCGGGACAAGCAGCGGGGGAGGCATAG
- the mtrB gene encoding trp RNA-binding attenuation protein MtrB, with translation MSESKNEGAPDAVESDYIVVKAKENGVQVIGLTRGLDTRFHHTEKLDKGEVLIAQFTDHTSAMKIRGKAEIMTKHGQLESGI, from the coding sequence ATGAGCGAGAGCAAGAACGAAGGCGCCCCGGATGCGGTGGAGAGCGATTATATCGTCGTGAAGGCCAAAGAGAACGGCGTGCAGGTGATCGGGCTGACGAGAGGTCTGGATACCCGCTTTCATCATACCGAGAAGCTCGACAAGGGAGAGGTGCTGATTGCGCAGTTTACCGATCATACCTCGGCGATGAAAATCCGCGGCAAGGCGGAGATCATGACCAAGCACGGACAATTGGAGAGCGGCATCTAA
- a CDS encoding HU family DNA-binding protein: MNKSDLINQVTEATELPKKDVTKAVDAVFEAITEALQGGDKVQLVGFGNFEVRERSARKGRNPQTGEEIEIPSSKVPAFKPGKALKDGIK; encoded by the coding sequence ATGAATAAATCTGATTTGATCAACCAAGTGACGGAAGCAACTGAACTTCCCAAGAAGGATGTTACCAAAGCAGTAGACGCCGTATTCGAGGCGATTACGGAAGCTTTGCAGGGCGGTGACAAAGTGCAACTGGTCGGATTTGGAAACTTTGAAGTCCGCGAACGTTCCGCACGCAAAGGCCGCAATCCGCAAACCGGTGAAGAAATCGAAATTCCTTCGAGCAAAGTTCCGGCATTCAAACCGGGCAAAGCGCTCAAAGACGGAATTAAATAA
- the spoIVA gene encoding stage IV sporulation protein A, with the protein MEKVDIFKDIAERTGGDIYLGVVGAVRTGKSTFIKRFMETIVLPNITSEADRVRAVDELPQSAAGKTIMTTEPKFVPNNAVQIKVAEGLEVNVRLVDCVGYAVDGAKGYEDENGPRMISTPWFEEPIPFQEAAEIGTRKVIQEHSTLGVVVTTDGTVAEIPRSSYVDSEERVIAELKEVGKPFVVVINSTRPRSEETQQLRSELAAKYDIPVMTLSAATMSEDDVTGVLREVLYEFPVHEVNVNLPSWVMVLPENHWLRSNYENSVRDTVKDIRRLRDVDRLVSQFAEYDFIDRAGLSGMNMGQGVAEIDLYAPEELYDQVLMEVVGVEIRGKDHLLQLMQEFSHAKREYDRFAEALEMVKTTGYGIAAPSLAEMALDEPELIRQGTRFGVRLKATAPSIHMIRVDVESEFSPIIGTEKQSEELVRYLMQDFEKDPIKIWESDIFGRSLHSIVREGIQGKIAMMPDNARYKLQETLGRIINEGSGGLIAIIL; encoded by the coding sequence TTGGAAAAAGTGGATATTTTCAAGGACATTGCCGAACGCACCGGCGGGGACATTTATCTCGGAGTCGTCGGCGCGGTCCGCACGGGGAAATCAACATTTATCAAGCGCTTTATGGAAACGATCGTACTGCCTAACATAACGAGCGAGGCGGACCGCGTGCGTGCCGTGGATGAGCTGCCGCAGAGCGCCGCAGGCAAGACGATTATGACGACCGAACCTAAGTTCGTTCCGAATAACGCGGTACAGATCAAGGTTGCCGAGGGGCTTGAGGTTAACGTCAGACTCGTGGATTGTGTCGGCTACGCGGTCGATGGCGCCAAGGGCTATGAGGACGAGAACGGCCCTCGGATGATCTCCACACCTTGGTTCGAGGAGCCGATTCCGTTTCAGGAAGCGGCGGAAATCGGCACTCGCAAAGTGATCCAGGAGCATTCGACGCTTGGTGTCGTCGTCACCACGGACGGCACCGTTGCGGAAATTCCGCGCAGTTCGTACGTAGATTCGGAAGAACGCGTCATTGCGGAGCTTAAGGAGGTCGGCAAGCCGTTCGTAGTTGTCATCAACTCCACTCGGCCGAGAAGCGAGGAGACCCAGCAGCTCCGCAGCGAGCTGGCCGCCAAATACGATATTCCGGTCATGACGCTCAGCGCGGCTACAATGTCCGAGGATGACGTAACAGGCGTGCTGCGTGAAGTCTTGTATGAATTCCCCGTGCATGAAGTGAATGTCAATCTGCCGAGCTGGGTAATGGTGCTGCCCGAGAATCACTGGCTGCGCAGCAATTACGAGAATTCCGTGCGCGACACCGTCAAGGATATCCGCCGCCTGCGCGATGTCGACCGGCTGGTTTCCCAGTTTGCGGAATATGACTTTATCGACAGAGCCGGACTCAGCGGCATGAATATGGGCCAAGGCGTCGCGGAAATCGACCTGTACGCGCCTGAAGAGCTGTATGACCAGGTACTGATGGAAGTCGTCGGCGTCGAAATCCGCGGCAAGGACCATCTGCTGCAGCTGATGCAGGAATTCTCTCATGCCAAACGGGAGTACGACCGGTTCGCGGAAGCACTCGAAATGGTCAAGACGACAGGCTACGGCATTGCCGCGCCTTCCCTGGCCGAAATGGCGCTCGACGAGCCGGAGCTGATCCGCCAGGGCACGCGCTTTGGGGTGCGGCTGAAAGCGACCGCTCCGTCCATCCATATGATCCGTGTCGATGTGGAATCGGAGTTCTCGCCGATCATCGGTACGGAGAAGCAGAGTGAAGAGCTTGTCCGCTATCTGATGCAGGATTTTGAGAAAGACCCGATAAAGATCTGGGAGTCGGATATATTCGGCCGGTCGCTGCACAGCATCGTAAGGGAGGGCATACAAGGCAAAATCGCCATGATGCCGGACAACGCCCGCTATAAGCTGCAAGAAACGCTGGGCCGCATTATTAACGAAGGGTCCGGCGGCTTGATTGCTATTATTCTGTAA